The Gemmatimonadota bacterium genome contains the following window.
TTGTCAGAAATGAGAATATACAAAGGCAAAGGGGAACCAGTATGCCAGCTCGCATGAGGTCAACCTCCGCCTCTCAAAAAGGCCATGGTCAGCACGGGTTTGACATCGGGCAGGTGATCGTCGACCGTGACCTCAATCGCGGGGATTTCACCCAGCCTGGCCAGAGGATGGGTCTTCGTGGTATGGTAGGCCAGGGTGATTTCCCCGGTTTCGGATGCGACATCGATCGCGAATACGACCTGGTCATCGGCCTCGCGGACGGACACCACCGGGATGTTCTTATCCTGTAGCGCCCGTTTCAGGCCCCGTACGGCGTCTTCCAGCTTGAATCCGAAATAGGTGTGGCAGGACACCGGCCCTACGCCCCGCCGGCAATCGGCGGGAAGAAGCTGACCACCGCGCCATCCGTCAGCGGGGTATCTTCAGCCGAGTGTTTTCCGTCGATCAGGATCAGGTGTATGTGTCCATCAGGGATGGCCAGTTGCGCGATGATGTCACCCGCCGTGGCCTGGTCACCCAGTTCAATCGTCGCCGTTTTATTGACCGCGTCCTCGGGCAGGTATTTTCGCAGGGTGGCAAAGAGCTTGACGGAAACGGTCATGGGGCATCCTCTCCAGTTCTGGTAATCGATAAATACCTGTTTTACAGATGGTTAAGTGCGATCGAAAATACCCACGAATGGGCAATTCCCGACCGTTAACTTAAAGGGAAAATCACGGTTCAATCAAGGAGAAAATGGGGGCAAATCACACCCACTTGAACACTACCCCCAGCACCTCCCTGGGATCTTCCGCAAGCATGTCGTAGACGGACTGGCAGTCGGAGGGGTCGGCTTCATGGGTGATCAGGTCTTCGATCGGCAGTTTTCCTTCGCTCATGAGCCGCAGAACCAGGTCGCGATCCCTGCGCTTGCTCCAGGGATAGTACAGGTCGGCCTCGTCGGGTGTTTTGGGCTGGTGAGCGCCTAGAATCGTGACCTCACGCAGATGGACCTCGTGGAAAAAGCTCACCTCCACCGATCCGCGTGGGGAACCGAGGGCGAGCAGACGGCCACCGAGCCTCGCCAGCGTCAACGCCATCGGATATACAGAAGGCACACCGGTTGCTTCGATGACCAGGTCCGCACCGTCTGCCGCGCAGTGCTGCCGAACTGCTTCAGCCACATCGGTTTCTTTCTCCGGGTTAATACATACGTCGACCCCGCGTTCACGGGCTTTTTGAAGGCGAAAGTCATCCAGATCCACGCCGATTACAGGTACGGCGCCGCTCAGTTTCGCAAAGGTGGCGGCCAACTGGCCCACGATGCCCATGCCGGTCACCGCCACGGCCTCACCCAGTTCGGGACGGGCAACGCGATGGCCGTGCAGTGACGTCGCCCCCATGACCATGAATGCCGCTGCCCTGGAAGATACATTCTCCGGAACCTTGTTGATTAAGCCAGACATGATCGAATGACTCGCGTGATTCCCCTGTCCGGTAACACGGTCGCCCGGAACAATCTCCTTTACATCCTTTCCAACCTCTAAAACTACGCCCGCATTACAATAACCTGTATATCGTGGAAACCTCGGAATTCCACCAGGCTCGCAGCCATTTATATAATTGTATATCTCCGTGCCCACGCTTACGGCCGTATACTCGTTCTGAACAAGTATACCATCATTCGGCAATTCGGGAAGATCATACTCCTCAAGTTCAATTTGCCGAAAATCTGTGTTTATAAAACGTCGTGGGTGCAATGTAGTGACTTGGTGTTGTAAATCGTGGTTTACAAACTTTCGACGGAAGGAGTATACCTGGTTTTTAAGACGAACCGAACATAACGGATGTACAATTTATCTACTTATTGTACATACGTGCCCATAATATGTACAAATATACTCTTTTTTGTATTATGCAATAATGTACAACCCTATACATCTTTGTATGTGCTGCAACAACATTTGTACTAATATTTTATTATTTGTACATCCTATTTATGGTATATGTACAACACTCTTTTCATTTGTACACTGGCATTTTCTTTCCATTCTAGTCCGATTTATAGCTCCAGGCCCCAAAATCCTCCCTTTACCCCTCCAAAACCCTACTTCGCATAATAGATAGTATGCCCCTCGGAACGCCCTAAACCGCTCTATTCACAATAGTTACGTCTAGTTTTCCGTTTCAGGTCCTTGCCGTATCCGTGGCGCGCCTGTAGGCCCATCTCCGGGCTAAACGGACATGCGCTTCACTAAACACGGCACTAAACGTTCGATTTCTGCATCTGGGACGCTTTCACCTTCCGGTGCCGGAGTGCGAGCAGGGAGAAGCTAAACGATGGCATTAGAAATCAGAATCATCAGTGCTGGAAAGCAGGGCAAGTCCACCTGGGAGCTGCTGCAGGACGAAACACCTATTGCCCAGGCACCACAGAACTACCGCTCGTTGAAGAACTGCAGGGCGAGTGTCGACCGTTTCAAAGAGGCGATGCGCATCAAATTCGACGTCCACCAGATAGATCCGTAGCCGGCCGCCAGAAACGCGAAAGGATTCCGCATGGTTCTGATCCAGATCTACGACCTGACCTCGCTGCTGTTGATCCTGATCGGCATGTTCCTGGGCATGTTCGTCCTGGTGAACTGGCTTATCGGGAAGGTGTTCCAGGACATCTAACAGAACCCCTCAAGGCGCCCGTGCGCGGCCTGTGCTGGCCAAACGGGCGCCCGGGAGGGTGAAAACCCCACTACGGGAGGTTAACGATGCTACAACCCAAGAAACCCATGAATTCGAGGGTACACCTGGTACTACCCGACGATCTGTATCACGACATCAAGTTTCGGGCGGATGCTGCCGGCATCACAGTCGCGGAAGCCATCCGCCAATACCTGGAAATCGCAGTCCGCCAGGACGGTGCTGAAGCACCCTTAGCAGGGGGCGAAGCTCCATCGGAGGCCGTGGGGAACGGTCATGGAGGTGCGCGCGATGAATGACCGCAAATACCAGCCTCCGCAGACGCGGGAGGATTTTCTGCGCCAGGACGCCGAGAACAGCGCATTCATCGAAAGCATGAAAGCCTGGGAGACCTGGTACCGCCATGGCGTCCACCATCCCGTTGCCGAGGACGAGCCACCGGCGCATCCGGTGAGCAACGGGACACTGTTTCCGGACTTGATGCGCGACCTGACCGCAGCCACCGACGCCAGGCTGATAGAGGTCTTCCCTGACGCAACCCACCAGCTGGTCGGAGAAGTTGTCGTCTGTGCTGACGGAAAGGCCTGTCGCCACAACTGCCTGACGGACCGGGAGGGTTCGTGCTACAGGGTCGAAAACTGCGCCCCGCGGCCCGAATACGGGCCCACGTGGAAGTTCGGAGACAACGCGCCTAAACTGATATCTCCGGATCGGAGGCGTCATGAGTCAGGATAAGAGCAAACTCGCCGGGTTGTACGAGGCATTCGAGAAGGAATTCGACAATGACGCCGTGCGCAGCCGCAAGGTCCGCGGCGGGAAGACGATCCGGTACGTACCGGCGCCGCCAGTCATCCGCCGGCTCAACGAGGTCGCGCCTGACTGGGAGTTCGAAGTCGACTTCGTGAGCTCGATCATGGTCAAGGAAACACGGTACGACCGCGACAACAAACCCTACGACGTCGAGTACAACCAGATCGCAGTCGTCGGGAAGCTGACGATCGAAGGCGTTCCACGTCAGCAGTTCGGTTCCGGAGACGACGACGGCGCGACCTACGGTGAGGGACTCAAGGGCGCCGGAACCGACGCCCTGAAGAAATGCGCGTCGCTTTTCGGGATCGCGCTCTACCTCTACGAAGAAGACGAAAATCCCCGGCCTGGCAACGGCGGGGGCGGGCATGGGGGCGGAGGCGCCCGCCGCGGCAACCCCGACCAGAAAGCCAGCGAAAAGCAGCGGGCGATGCTGCGCGGAAAGGCCGACGACATGGAAGACATCGGCAACGAGCAGCTGGCCACGGATCTGCGCCGCGCCGCGGAACACGCAGGGCTCACGAACCAGCATGTCGACAACGCGCTCGCGGCCTACAACCAGGCCAAAGACGATTACGAGGCGACGAAGCGCCGCGCGGAAGCCCATGGAGGCAGTGAACTACCTTCAGGTGATGGATCAGCCGCGCAGGATCAGGCGGGGCTCGATTTTAACGGGGAAAGCCCTCCGCCGCAGGAGGAACCGCCGCCGATCGACGACGACGATCTTCCATTCTGACCCACCAGGCTGCTGAAGCCGCTGAAAGTGCGCGCTTCAGCGCCTAGACATCAATAAGGAGGAGTCCGATGAGTAGCAAATTCAGAAAGTACGTCGAAGACAGGCTGGCGGCCCTCGAGGAAGAAGCAGCATTGCTGCGCAACGCGCTCGATGTGCTGACGGATTTCGAGAGAGAGGATGAGTTTTTTGCCGCGGCGCGCTCCGTGTCGAAGGACGACGCCGGCGTACAGGACTCGACCGGAAGCAACGTCAAGGATCCGGAGGCCGACGTAACTGCTAAGGCAACCCGGAAGGCCACCACGCGTGAGAAGCCCGCGGTCAAGAAGACATGCAGTAAGAGGGGATGCACCAACGTAGTGGTCGCCAAAGGCCTGTGCCGTAAGCACTACGACAAGGCCAACCCTAGATCGTCCAGGTCAAAAAAGAAAGAGGAGGCAGCCAGCGATTCTGCCTCCACCGCCGCAGAAGGTGCGGATCCGGACCCACCCGCGGCAGACAAGAAGCTGCCCAGGAACCGGGTGCCGTGCGGGCATCCGCACTGCGATGCGTCGGTGCCGTTCACGGGCGGCATCCCCGACGAACCGATGTACTGCTCGGACTTCTGCAGGAACAACCACGCCAGGATACTGGCGGAGACGGCCGCAAACTGACCACGTCCCACACAGAAAGGAAATCATAAATGGATCATCGGCATTACGGATTGACGGTCGACCACCAGGTTGAACTGGGCGAACACAACAAGACGTTCTGGGACGCGCTCAAGAGCGCGGAACGCAAATTCGGCGAAGGCAAACAGGCCATGTGGGACGCCGGCGCCGCGGCTAAAGAGATGCGAGCTCTCGTTCCTCACGGCCACTGGGAGGACTACTGCCGAAACGCGCTGGGGCACGACCCGGCGTGGATCTGGCGGCTCATCAAGTTCAGAGAAAGCTGCAGCTACGTTGAGGCGGGCGACGTCAAGTCCGTCCGGGCATATCTCTCCCAGGGGGCGGAAGAAACCGCGGTAATGGATGATCCATTTCAATGGTCCGGCCAAGAGCACCTGGACCCCAACGACGAGTACGCATACGCCCCCACCGATGACAGTCCACCGCCACATCCTGGCGACGATTCCCCACCGCCTTCTTCGAACCCACCAGATGGGTTTCCCACTCAACAGTCCGAGCCTGAAGTACACGAATATGTGGGTGGCGTCGAGATCCAGACCGAGGTCGAGGACGTGACGGACGAGGACGTTCAGCCCGACATCGAGGCGAAACCGGTAATCGGAGGGCGCCTAAGCAAAGTCGACGCGCTGCAGCTCGAGGTCAAAGCCCTCGAGGATGAGGTCGGTCGCAGGGACGCCGCGATCGAATCGGTGCAGGGCGAGCTCTTCAAGGTCCGCGACGTCTACGACCAGGCCAAGCAGGCTTTGAACAAGGAAAGGATGGCGAAGCAGCGCCTGCAGCAGCAGCTGACACGGAAGGATGACGAGCTCGAGGACCTGAAGGTCGAGAAACAGCAGCTCGCCGCTTCACTGGACGCAGCGCGGGACCAGTACAAGGATCTGATGGACATCATCGTTCGAAACGACCTCGACCATATCCTGCCGAGGGCAGAATAGCTTCTGGCATGAAGGCCAAAGAAAGGCGGCGTGCTGATGATCTACCTTCGAACGGGATTTCGAGAAGCGAATAGCTACTTCAAATGGGTTCAGCAGGACAACAGGACCAGGGCGGCCGTCATGCTGCCGGCCAGCCGCGACGCTGGGTTCATGGCGAAGCGGCGCCAGACCATCATGAAGGCGGCCCGCACCAAGAACGTAATCGTATGGGGCGATCCTCAAAGCGTGGTTCTGTTCAAGACGTGGGCAAGACAGGAAGGTGTCGAGGTAGAGGAGGATAATGCCCAGGCTTGACGAACTGCCGGGAGAATACACTTCGCTCAGCAACGAAGCTATTTCACTCCCAAGACCGGACATCAACGTCCTGCTGGTGATTTCAGCGCTGACCAGAGATGGGAAAAGCCCCGTGCACGTTTCGAGAGTCCTGGCGTTCTGCGTTCCAGCAGGGATTCCAGATCGGACGGCACATAGGGGTATCAATTCATTGATTGAAGGTGGTTGGATTGTCCGGATCAGGAGGCGCATCTATCTCGTCAAAACTGCCACCCGTGGCAGAAACGAGATCGCAGAAACTGCCACCCATGGCAGGGAAAACTGCCACCCGCGGCAGGGAAAACTGCCACCCATGGCAGGAAACGCCTCGCGCGATCCTTATAGGGCAAATAGCAAATTATCAAATAAGAGATTGCGATGCAAAAAATGCGGGCGGTTCTCGGACGTTCTGTTCGGACGTCACCCTAATGGCGTCTGTACAACCTGCTACAACGGAGGAGAGATTTCATGACCCATTACATGCAAACAATCAATGAGGTCGTCGTTCCCCTGAAGCTCTATACCCATTACGACGAGCTCGTTGAGATCCACGTCTACGTGCAGAACGGCCGGGTGACCGCGATCAAAGACACGAAGGGCCTGGTGGTGGATTCCGCGAGGTTCAGAGTCGCGGACATCAAGGGCATGGCGCTGCAGAGGCTGAAGGACTGCGGCGCAGCCATCGCCGCCGACGAACTGGGAAGGGCGATGTGATGATGGAAATGCAGCACGATAAGTTCCATGGATACAGGCTTTCGAATGGAGAATGCTTCGTTTCACTGATCTCCACCTACATCCGGAAGACACAGTACGAGCTTCCCCTTCGCCTGGATCTGCGAAACCACAGCCCCACGGGATTCGAATGGGGCTACGGCGGATCCGGGCCCTCCCAGCTGGCCCTGGCCATGCTGGCGTACGCGACCGATGACCATACCGCGCTGGATCTGTATCAGATGTTCAAGCAGGCCTGCGTGGGTCGGCTGCCCGCGAGCAGGTGGAAAGTCCGGATCGATGACGTCCGGAATTGGGCCAAGGATCCATCGCCCCGCGGATGGAGATCGTACCCTCGGTCCCGAGAGAAGGGATACTTCGCGGTAATCCCTCCCAGCAACAGTTCACAGAAAGGATAACAGTGAATCTGTACCACTTCAGTGAGCAGGAGATTGTCAGGCTGCAGAGCAGGGATGAAATGGTCGAGAAGGAAGCCCGGATAGTGGAGGACCTGCCCGAGGGCGACGAACGGCGCCAGCAGTTTCACGCATTCCTGGACAGGGACGTCCCCTTCGGTAGCAGCTTCAAACCCAAGATGACCTTCTGGTTCTCCGACGAAAACGCCAACCAGACCTGGTCAGACTGGTGCGATGGCGAACAGTTCCGGCCGGAGAGGATGCGATACCGGTATCCGGTCCACCTGAACAACGAGGACGACTGGCTCATCATCCCTGACGTCATTGAGCTGGATCGGTTCACCGACGAGTACATGGACAAGGCCAAGTGGATGGATGACTGCAAGCGGTACGGATACCACATGGCGGTTGACAACATCGACTGGGACCGCGTAGCCGGGAAATACTGCGGCGTCATCATAACCCCATACCAGTGGTCCCGCCGGCTGGAGGGACTCAGCTCGGGCTGGTATTACCCGTGGGACTGTGCCTCTGGATTCGCTTTCGATCCCGTCCAGTCCATTACCCTGGGGGAGGCGAATCATGAATCAACCGATCAGGCGAGAGGAGAAAACAGATGAGCAAAAACCGTAAACTGAAAGCCACCTGGGTGAGGATCCTGGGCGCGAACGTCAAGTGCGACACCCTCACGGACTACGGGAAGAAGGACGGCCTGTTCCGGAAGCTCGTGGTCATCAACGGCGAGAAGGTCGTGGTAGCCTGCCCGATCCACAAAGGCACCTACGAGCGTACCGAGGAGCCGGTACCATGAAAGCCATCTCGGTCCGTCAGCCCTGGGCGAACATGATCGCCTCGGGTAAGAAAACCATCGAGACACGCACGTGGTCCACGCGCTACCGCGGTCGCCTGGCGATATGCTCGTCGAAGTACGCCAAGCCATACATCCCGCCACTGGGCTGTCTGATCTGTGTTGTAACGCTGGTGGACTGCAAGGTTATGACGCCTGAAGATGAAATCGCCGCACAGTGCCCATGTCCAGGCATCGGCATTCTCTATGCCTGGGTACTGGACGACGTCGACCTGTACGTGCCAGTGAAAGTTCGCGGGCAACTTGGAATCTACGACCTACCGTTCGAAGAAACCGACCTGACGCCCGACCACCTTCCACCACCTGAACCAGAAACGCCCCTGTTTGGTTCGCTTTCGCATCTCAAGGAGGAACAGCCGTGAAATACAAAGGCACGATGGACTTCGTATGGCCCGAGATCGTCGTCGGGCCGCCGGCGCCCCCAGGGGCTCAGACCTGCCGGGTGTGCGGATGCTGGGATTACGCCGCCTGTGTGGACGAGTTCACCGGTCCATGCTTCTGGGTCGAAGGAGATCTCTGCTCGGCATGCGCTACCGAGGATCAGATCCGTGCCGCGCTCACCATATCCCAATGAGGGAGGAATCTGTGAATCTAGTTGAAGCGTTGACCCGGGAAATCGAACGTGTCACGGAGCTGCGGGAGCAGTACCGCGAGATCCAGGCCATGTCTGACCGCGGGGACTTTCCCAACAAGGTGTTGACCCAGCCGGCAGTGGCTGGCATGACCCAGGCGCTCGAGGCAGCGCACCAGGCGATGGCCGAGCATGGGGACATCGAAAAGACGGGCCGCGCGTTGAAACGCCTGCAGGATTTCACAGGCTAAACATGTGTTGACATAAGGCCAATTATGCGAAGTAGGAGGGAACCATGCCAGGAGTGAGTGAAAAGCAGTTCAAGGATATGGGCGGAGTTGAACTGTGCCATCCGTCGTGTTGCCCGGGCAAAGAAGCGGCTTTCGGGGATGTACAATACCCAGACGCGCACCATGGCCGACCGACAGAAATTCGACGAGGGTGGCCGTCATACGGGGACGGACTGACCTTTGCCCCGACGAACAAAGAAGCCGAAGTGGCCCGCGGATCTAGGTCCTTACGTAGTCGAAACGATTACCATGCCAGATTGGCTTGACGAAGAACGGCAATGGTCGCGATGCAAGATCGAACTCATTGACTACGAGGGGACCTGGTCGTTTTCGTACGATCTCCGGATCGATCTGTATGGCCACGCGTTTCCTGCCCAGTTGAAGTACCGGAAGGCCTTCGAAGATCGTCATGCCGCTTTCGAGGCCGCAAGGGCCGAGATCTGGAACGACATCGAGACCGACTGGCAGGTCCGTCGCTGGAAGGCACCGAGACCGATAGCCAAACGCGTCCTGAAGTGGATAGATGAGCTGTCCTACGAAGGGCAGATGGAATTCAATTTATGGGAGGCATCATGAACGAATCCGAGAAGCAAGCCGCGCTCGAGGAATCCAAGCGCCGGGCGAAGGAAACCGAAGAGCGAAAGAAACGGGCCATTGAGGATGCGTACCGGTTGCTCGAGGATCCTGACGCCTCCCGCATGGAGATTGCCGGCGCGATGAAGGAGCTGAGGCTGGCGACGACCAGGATCGGCCCAAACATATACGGCCAACTCCTGGGGCTGAACGCTCAGCTGTATTTCGCGCTGGGCGCACGCCTCGAGGTGAAGCCATGAGGCGGGTACCGAGGCCTGAGAAGAAGTTGACGTGGTATCTGACCATAGACGCCGCTCTGATGATCGAAAGAGCTCTGTGTTTCCTGGTTAATTCCAAGCGCTTAACCGGTGACGAATTGAAGGCAGCCAACGAGTTGCGCAAGTACGTATCCAGGGACATCAAGGACTTCCGCGGCGAGAAACACTAAACACAGGTTTACTTAATCTCATTTATGCGAAGTGGAGGAGGTGGAAATGAAGAGAACGATAACGATTACAGTCTTGGTTTGCCTCGCGGTCATGCTACTGAGTCCACCGATCACTATGTTGTGGGTTAAGTACATCGAATGGCTCGTGGAAGTAATCAGGTGAAGTCGGAATAGTCAGGCGGGGTGGTGAGATCGCGAAACGGCTGTGCACGGTCCGAGTAGCGGCAGGAAAGCACACACGGCGGCAGTTGCAACTGTGATTCGCAACGACCGTGAGGTCCGGGTTCGACTCCCGGCCCCGCCGACCACACACGCAGGAGGAGGGGGCATGAAGGTAGGGGACGTGTTCAAGATATCGGCGCCGCGGTGCAGAACTCGCGAGATTGAAATCATCGACGGGCCGCCCGAAAGCATGGCTTTCCTGGGTATCTGCCACTTAACGGAAGAGAAGTTTATCTACCATGTATCTCGGTCGTGCTGGTATCCATACACAGACTTCCGGGTAGCGGTGGAAGAACGCCTGAAACGGTTGGCATAAGACTGAGAGGAGAACCTGATGAAAGAACTCGAAGACCTTATCAACGAGGTTGAAAACAGCCCTCCACCGAAGAAACCGGGTGTCATCGTCAGCATTCACAGCCCACCGGGCACTACCTACCAGGACGTCGTGTTCAGGCTCCGGACCCTGGCCGACCATATCGAGCGTTCGAACAGGACGCCGCCGCGGTGGATCCACGTGCTCGAGCGGATCTGGTTCAGGCTGCGCCGGCCAGGTACTTGACAATCGTTTAGTGCTGGGCTTTCTTATACTTATGCCCAAACTCACCAAGAAGCAGCAGGCCTTCGTCCAGGAATACCTCGTCGACCTGAACGCTACCCGGGCCGCGATTGACGCCGGGTACAGCGAGAAGACAGCCCGATCCATCGCGTCTGAAAACCTAACAAAACCTAACATTCAGGCTGCGCTCATCGAGGCCCAAAAGGAGAGATCCGAGCGAACGCAGATAGATCAAGACTTCGTGCTGGAGCTACTGGCTACCGAGGCAAAAGGAGAAGGGCCGGATACCACCGCGTCGGCGCGTGTGCGGGCCGCGGAGTTGCTGGCGAAACATCTGGGTATGTTCCAGGACGATGCGCACCTCCATCATCACTTCGATACGCCCAACACGATCATATATGATGATGGCGAGGGAGATCCTGCCCTGGATGAACTGAGGAAACGGAAAGCTGACAACTCTAACCAAGACGCCCCCGACGAGCCAGGAGCTTGACTCACCGCCTCCTCCTGGTGCCTTTCACCAGCCACGGTGGGCACACGCTCTTTTAGAGAGGAACAAATGGCGGTACAAGGTTCCATATGGCGGCAGGGGATCAGCGAAAAGCTGGTCTGTCGGCCTGGCGCTCGTGCTCCTGGGCGACCGCGAGCCTATCAGGGTTCCGGTATGTCGCGACAGGAAACTCAGCCTGGATCAGTCGAGCAAGAAGGTCCTCGAGGCCTCGATCGAACGCGCCGGTCTTCAATCAAGGTACAATATCCGCGACAATTACATATCGCACCCCAACGGCACTTTCTTCTTCTTCCGCGGCCTGTCCAGCGTCCAGGAACGCGAGATCATGGGCTGGGAGGACTGCGACATCGTGTGGATCGACCAGGCCGAGATGATGACGGCGACGGCTTGGGAACTCCTGCGCCCGACCATCAGGAAACCCGGCTCGGAGATCTGGCTTACTTTCAACCCCAGGTACCGCTACGATCCCGTGTACAAGTATTTCGTGGCAAACGAGCAACCCGATGCCTTCACGAAGCTGATCAACTACACCGACAACCCCTGGTTCGAATTGTCTCCCATGGAGCGCGAGCGCCAGGCCGACCTACGCGATCAACCCGATCGCTACGCCCACATCTGGCTGGGACGGCCGGACGACGAAGGCGCCGAGCGCAAGGTCCTGCCATACGCGCTCATGGATTTGTGCGTGAAGGCCTGGGAGAAGTACGACATCAGACCCCACGATATGAAGGGCGTGATTTTCGGCGGCCTGGACGTGGCCGACACGGGAGCTGCCAAGAACGCCCTGGGGCTGCGTCGAGGTCCGTGCCTGTTTCGCCTGGACAGGTGGAGCGAGAACACCTTGGGCAGGACGGCCAGGCGCATGGATGGTGCCATGCGCGAACTGGGCGGCACCAGATTGTACTACGACGTGGGGGGCGTCGGCGCCGGCATCAGGTCCCATCTCATCGAGATGAAACCTTCGCCAACTTACGGGATCCGGCCGGAGAACTTCGGCGGCGCCGTCAAGGGCCCGAAGGTGCTCTACACCCGCGGGCAGACCAACGAGCAGTTCTTCCAGCGTCGCAACGCGCAGTTGGGCT
Protein-coding sequences here:
- a CDS encoding MoaD/ThiS family protein translates to MTVSVKLFATLRKYLPEDAVNKTATIELGDQATAGDIIAQLAIPDGHIHLILIDGKHSAEDTPLTDGAVVSFFPPIAGGA
- a CDS encoding zinc-binding alcohol dehydrogenase, translated to MSGLINKVPENVSSRAAAFMVMGATSLHGHRVARPELGEAVAVTGMGIVGQLAATFAKLSGAVPVIGVDLDDFRLQKARERGVDVCINPEKETDVAEAVRQHCAADGADLVIEATGVPSVYPMALTLARLGGRLLALGSPRGSVEVSFFHEVHLREVTILGAHQPKTPDEADLYYPWSKRRDRDLVLRLMSEGKLPIEDLITHEADPSDCQSVYDMLAEDPREVLGVVFKWV
- a CDS encoding Rad52/Rad22 family DNA repair protein; translation: MSQDKSKLAGLYEAFEKEFDNDAVRSRKVRGGKTIRYVPAPPVIRRLNEVAPDWEFEVDFVSSIMVKETRYDRDNKPYDVEYNQIAVVGKLTIEGVPRQQFGSGDDDGATYGEGLKGAGTDALKKCASLFGIALYLYEEDENPRPGNGGGGHGGGGARRGNPDQKASEKQRAMLRGKADDMEDIGNEQLATDLRRAAEHAGLTNQHVDNALAAYNQAKDDYEATKRRAEAHGGSELPSGDGSAAQDQAGLDFNGESPPPQEEPPPIDDDDLPF
- a CDS encoding DUF6166 domain-containing protein, with the protein product MMMEMQHDKFHGYRLSNGECFVSLISTYIRKTQYELPLRLDLRNHSPTGFEWGYGGSGPSQLALAMLAYATDDHTALDLYQMFKQACVGRLPASRWKVRIDDVRNWAKDPSPRGWRSYPRSREKGYFAVIPPSNSSQKG
- a CDS encoding ASCH domain-containing protein yields the protein MKAISVRQPWANMIASGKKTIETRTWSTRYRGRLAICSSKYAKPYIPPLGCLICVVTLVDCKVMTPEDEIAAQCPCPGIGILYAWVLDDVDLYVPVKVRGQLGIYDLPFEETDLTPDHLPPPEPETPLFGSLSHLKEEQP
- a CDS encoding terminase small subunit; translated protein: MPKLTKKQQAFVQEYLVDLNATRAAIDAGYSEKTARSIASENLTKPNIQAALIEAQKERSERTQIDQDFVLELLATEAKGEGPDTTASARVRAAELLAKHLGMFQDDAHLHHHFDTPNTIIYDDGEGDPALDELRKRKADNSNQDAPDEPGA
- a CDS encoding phage terminase large subunit; this translates as MTTLTKTPPTSQELDSPPPPGAFHQPRWAHALLERNKWRYKVPYGGRGSAKSWSVGLALVLLGDREPIRVPVCRDRKLSLDQSSKKVLEASIERAGLQSRYNIRDNYISHPNGTFFFFRGLSSVQEREIMGWEDCDIVWIDQAEMMTATAWELLRPTIRKPGSEIWLTFNPRYRYDPVYKYFVANEQPDAFTKLINYTDNPWFELSPMERERQADLRDQPDRYAHIWLGRPDDEGAERKVLPYALMDLCVKAWEKYDIRPHDMKGVIFGGLDVADTGAAKNALGLRRGPCLFRLDRWSENTLGRTARRMDGAMRELGGTRLYYDVGGVGAGIRSHLIEMKPSPTYGIRPENFGGAVKGPKVLYTRGQTNEQFFQRRNAQLGWGMRLRANLTQRLMEGDDVDMNKCLFISPELERREEALAEFDQPIWEEDTSGRMKIDKTPDDAPSPDAYDGAILSFAYDSEGGLTRPT